The following proteins are co-located in the Papaver somniferum cultivar HN1 unplaced genomic scaffold, ASM357369v1 unplaced-scaffold_128, whole genome shotgun sequence genome:
- the LOC113331964 gene encoding probable mitochondrial adenine nucleotide transporter BTL3 isoform X2: protein MVVVEKKKVEKKVGLQGTANAMNTTKHLWAGAVSAMVSRTFVAPLERLKLEYIVRGEQKNLVDLIKTIAATQGLKGFWKGNFVNILRTAPFKAINFYAYDTYRKQLLEWTGNEEATNFERFIAGAASGITATILCLPMDTIRTKMVAPGGEALGGVIGVFQHMVQTEGFFSLYKGLLPSIISMAPSGAVFYGVYDILKSTYLHSPEGKKRIKNMNEQGQELNALDQLELGPVRTLLYGAIAGCCAEAATYPFEVVRRQLQMQVQATKLSTLATCVKIIEQGGIPAFYAGLTPSLLQVLPSAAISYFVYEFMKVVLKVE, encoded by the exons ATGGTGGTTGTTGAAAAGAAGAAAGTGGAAAAGAAAGTTGGGTTGCAAGGAACCGCTAATGCTATGAATACTACTAAACATCTTTGGGCCGGTGCTGTCTCTGCTATGGTCTCAAG GACATTTGTTGCTCCACTTGAGAGACTAAAGCTGGAATATATAGTTCGTGGAGAACAGAAGAATCTAGTCGACCTTATCAAAACAATTGCTGCAACTCAAGGCTTGAAAGGCTTTTGGAAGGGAAATTTTGTCAACATTCTTCGGACAGCTCCATTTAAAGCAATTAATTTCTATGCGTATGATACGTATCGAAAGCAACTGCTTGAATGGACTGGGAATGAGGAAGCTACAAACtttgagaggtttattgctggTGCTGCATCTGGCATTACTGCAACCATTCTCTGCTTACCTATGGACACG ATCCGAACAAAGATGGTAGCACCTGGTGGGGAAGCGTTGGGTGGTGTTATTGGTGTCTTTCAGCACATGGTTCAGACTGAAGGGTTCTTTTCTCTTTACAAAGGCTTACTTCCATCTATTATAAGTATGGCACCTTCTGGTGCAGTTTTCTATGGTGTGTATGATATACTGAAGTCGACTTATCTCCATTCACCAGAAGGAAAGAAGAGGATTAAGAACATGAATGAGCAAGGTCAGGAACTGAATGCTTTGGACCAGTTGGAGTTGGGTCCTGTCAGGACCCTTCTGTACGGGGCAATTGCTGGGTGTTGTGCTGAAGCCGCCACATACCCATTTGAGGTTGTGAGGAGACAATTGCAAATGCAAGTCCAGGCCACAAAGTTAAGTACATTGGCCACTTGCGTGAAGATAATAGAGCAAGGTGGCATTCCTGCATTCTATGCAGGACTCACACCCAGTTTATTACAG GTTTTACCCTCGGCAGCCATAAGTTACTTCGTCTACGAGTTTatgaaagttgttcttaaagttGAATGA
- the LOC113331964 gene encoding probable mitochondrial adenine nucleotide transporter BTL3 isoform X1 translates to MLGRSLEVWLKDSIASESYGDLNLGFSGNVCGGGGLFLDSSVTSFVSSLITSSRTDFYDPDDVNNDRSVSISSNRVCWKPILSKRFKRENNKRNYGVSNGGLFCSVSLSSINGSNDGEELVQESNGFLSESGEIKEEAKMVVVEKKKVEKKVGLQGTANAMNTTKHLWAGAVSAMVSRTFVAPLERLKLEYIVRGEQKNLVDLIKTIAATQGLKGFWKGNFVNILRTAPFKAINFYAYDTYRKQLLEWTGNEEATNFERFIAGAASGITATILCLPMDTIRTKMVAPGGEALGGVIGVFQHMVQTEGFFSLYKGLLPSIISMAPSGAVFYGVYDILKSTYLHSPEGKKRIKNMNEQGQELNALDQLELGPVRTLLYGAIAGCCAEAATYPFEVVRRQLQMQVQATKLSTLATCVKIIEQGGIPAFYAGLTPSLLQVLPSAAISYFVYEFMKVVLKVE, encoded by the exons ATGCTGGGAAGATCACTGGAAGTATGGTTGAAGGATTCAATAGCTAGTGAAAGTTATGGCGATTTGAATTTGGGGTTTTCAGGTAATGTGTGTGGGGGTGGAGGTTTGTTTTTAGATTCTTCAGTTACTTCATTTGTTTCTTCATTGATTACATCATCAAGAACTGATTTTTATGATCCTGATGATGTTAATAATGATAGATCAGTAAGTATTTCTAGTAATAGGGTTTGTTGGAAGCCGATTCTTTCAAAGAGATttaagagagaaaataataagagAAATTATGGAGTGAGTAATGGTGGGTTGTTCTGTTCTGTTAGTTTATCTTCTATTAATGGAAGTAACGATGGCGAGGAATTAGTTCAAGAATCAAATGGATTTCTAAGTGAGAGTGGAGAAATTAAAGAGGAGGCGAAAATGGTGGTTGTTGAAAAGAAGAAAGTGGAAAAGAAAGTTGGGTTGCAAGGAACCGCTAATGCTATGAATACTACTAAACATCTTTGGGCCGGTGCTGTCTCTGCTATGGTCTCAAG GACATTTGTTGCTCCACTTGAGAGACTAAAGCTGGAATATATAGTTCGTGGAGAACAGAAGAATCTAGTCGACCTTATCAAAACAATTGCTGCAACTCAAGGCTTGAAAGGCTTTTGGAAGGGAAATTTTGTCAACATTCTTCGGACAGCTCCATTTAAAGCAATTAATTTCTATGCGTATGATACGTATCGAAAGCAACTGCTTGAATGGACTGGGAATGAGGAAGCTACAAACtttgagaggtttattgctggTGCTGCATCTGGCATTACTGCAACCATTCTCTGCTTACCTATGGACACG ATCCGAACAAAGATGGTAGCACCTGGTGGGGAAGCGTTGGGTGGTGTTATTGGTGTCTTTCAGCACATGGTTCAGACTGAAGGGTTCTTTTCTCTTTACAAAGGCTTACTTCCATCTATTATAAGTATGGCACCTTCTGGTGCAGTTTTCTATGGTGTGTATGATATACTGAAGTCGACTTATCTCCATTCACCAGAAGGAAAGAAGAGGATTAAGAACATGAATGAGCAAGGTCAGGAACTGAATGCTTTGGACCAGTTGGAGTTGGGTCCTGTCAGGACCCTTCTGTACGGGGCAATTGCTGGGTGTTGTGCTGAAGCCGCCACATACCCATTTGAGGTTGTGAGGAGACAATTGCAAATGCAAGTCCAGGCCACAAAGTTAAGTACATTGGCCACTTGCGTGAAGATAATAGAGCAAGGTGGCATTCCTGCATTCTATGCAGGACTCACACCCAGTTTATTACAG GTTTTACCCTCGGCAGCCATAAGTTACTTCGTCTACGAGTTTatgaaagttgttcttaaagttGAATGA